A genomic window from Salvia miltiorrhiza cultivar Shanhuang (shh) chromosome 5, IMPLAD_Smil_shh, whole genome shotgun sequence includes:
- the LOC130985684 gene encoding universal stress protein PHOS32-like translates to MASPGKPRKENDRPPAAILHQPASPRFPSGTPTAGAQRKVAIAVDLSDESAYAVKWAVQNYLRPGDAVILLHVRPTSVLYGADWGAVDVSVDTADEKSQQKLEDDFDNFTTSKANDLAQPLVEASIPFKIHIVKDHDMKERLCLEVERLGLSAVIMGSRGFGASRRSSKGRLGSVSDYCVHHCVCPVVVVRFPDEKDDVSGGSAKPLDKDTSALHPVPEEEEPLFLDASDQNADVEKTS, encoded by the coding sequence ATGGCATCACCAGGCAAACCTCGGAAGGAAAACGACCGCCCGCCGGCCGCGATTCTCCACCAGCCAGCTTCTCCTCGCTTCCCTTCCGGAACTCCCACCGCAGGCGCCCAGCGCAAGGTCGCCATCGCAGTAGATCTCAGTGATGAGAGCGCCTACGCCGTCAAGTGGGCTGTTCAGAATTACCTCCGGCCGGGCGACGCCGTCATTCTCCTACACGTGCGCCCCACCTCCGTCCTGTACGGCGCTGATTGGGGCGCCGTCGACGTCTCCGTCGACACCGCCGATGAGAAATCGCAGCAGAAACTGGAGGACGATTTCGACAATTTCACTACGAGCAAAGCGAATGACTTGGCGCAGCCGTTGGTGGAGGCGTCTATTCCGTTCAAGATCCATATTGTGAAGGATCATGATATGAAGGAGAGGCTGTGCTTGGAGGTGGAGAGGCTAGGGCTAAGTGCGGTGATCATGGGGAGTAGGGGATTCGGAGCGTCGAGGAGGAGTAGTAAAGGGAGGCTGGGGAGTGTGAGTGATTATTGCGTGCATCACTGCGTGTGTCCCGTGGTCGTGGTGAGGTTTCCGGATGAGAAAGATGATGTAAGTGGGGGTTCGGCGAAGCCACTGGACAAGGATACCTCTGCTCTGCATCCGGTGCCTGAGGAGGAGGAACCGCTCTTTCTTGATGCTTCTGATCAGAATGCAG